From one Catenuloplanes nepalensis genomic stretch:
- a CDS encoding MbtH family protein, with translation MTNPFDDENGVFLVLVNDEGQHSLWPEFAEVPAGWQTVFGPSGRDESLAYVERHWTDMRPRSLQEAMDRAD, from the coding sequence ATGACGAATCCGTTCGATGACGAGAACGGCGTATTCCTGGTGCTCGTGAACGACGAGGGACAACATTCCCTCTGGCCCGAGTTCGCCGAGGTCCCGGCCGGCTGGCAGACCGTTTTCGGCCCGTCCGGCCGGGACGAGAGCCTCGCCTACGTGGAGCGGCACTGGACCGACATGCGCCCCCGCAGCCTGCAGGAGGCGATGGACCGCGCCGACTGA
- the panD gene encoding aspartate 1-decarboxylase, which produces MQRIVLNGKIHRATVTQADLHYVGSLTIDADLMKAADIVEGERVQVVDITNGARLETYAITGPAGSGVIGVNGAAAHLVHPGDLVIVITYAMLSEAELAGHAPRVVHVDEGNRIVALGASPSEPVPGRPELADGAVAAR; this is translated from the coding sequence GTGCAGCGCATCGTGCTCAACGGAAAGATTCATCGCGCCACCGTCACCCAGGCCGACCTGCATTATGTGGGATCGCTGACCATCGACGCCGACCTGATGAAGGCGGCCGACATCGTCGAGGGCGAGCGCGTCCAGGTCGTCGACATCACCAACGGCGCACGCCTGGAGACCTACGCCATCACCGGCCCCGCGGGCAGCGGCGTGATCGGCGTCAACGGTGCCGCCGCGCACCTCGTGCACCCCGGTGACCTGGTCATCGTCATCACCTACGCGATGCTGTCCGAGGCCGAGCTGGCCGGTCACGCACCGCGGGTCGTGCACGTCGACGAGGGCAACCGGATCGTGGCGCTCGGCGCGTCACCGTCCGAGCCGGTGCCCGGCCGGCCCGAGCTGGCCGACGGCGCCGTCGCCGCCCGGTAA
- a CDS encoding winged helix DNA-binding domain-containing protein, with amino-acid sequence MKRLNRATLARQLLLAREPLSTADGVRRVVALQAQSPASPYLALWNRLSGFDPAALDAAFADGTVVRATLVRMTLHAVHAEDWPILHGAMAPRLRDGRLHDNRYTGTGLSDADGDALLPALAEFAGTPRTGADIEAMLAERSGAPGRWVWWALRTFAPLRHVPTGGPWAYGPPPATYVAAAGSRPHEEAVQDLVLRYLQGFGPATMQDIGQFSLMTQSAIRRAVAGLGDRLIRLDGRLLDVPGGVLPDEDTIAPPRLLPMWDSILLAYADRSRVVPPAYRPVIFRRNGDVLPAVLVDGQVAGVWRATGEGVEITAFHPLDDATWHDLETEARSLLAFLAGREPLVYRRYGHWWAKDLPAAEVRTVGH; translated from the coding sequence ATGAAGCGGCTCAATCGCGCCACGCTCGCCCGCCAACTGCTGCTCGCGCGCGAACCGCTGTCCACGGCGGACGGCGTCCGCCGTGTCGTCGCACTGCAGGCCCAGTCGCCCGCGTCGCCGTACCTGGCACTGTGGAACCGGCTGTCCGGCTTCGACCCGGCCGCGCTCGACGCCGCGTTCGCCGACGGCACCGTGGTGCGGGCCACGCTGGTCCGGATGACACTGCACGCGGTGCACGCGGAGGACTGGCCGATCCTGCACGGCGCGATGGCGCCCCGGTTGCGCGACGGCCGACTCCACGACAACCGGTACACGGGCACCGGCCTGTCCGATGCGGACGGCGACGCGCTGCTGCCCGCGCTGGCCGAGTTCGCCGGGACGCCGCGCACCGGTGCGGACATCGAGGCGATGCTGGCGGAGCGGTCCGGCGCGCCCGGCCGGTGGGTGTGGTGGGCGCTGCGCACGTTCGCCCCGCTACGGCACGTGCCCACCGGCGGCCCGTGGGCGTACGGTCCGCCGCCCGCCACCTACGTCGCCGCCGCGGGCTCCCGGCCGCACGAGGAGGCGGTGCAGGACCTCGTACTCCGCTATCTGCAGGGGTTCGGGCCCGCCACGATGCAGGACATCGGGCAGTTCAGCCTGATGACTCAGTCAGCGATCCGGCGCGCCGTGGCCGGGCTCGGCGACCGGCTGATCCGGCTGGACGGCCGGCTGCTGGACGTGCCGGGCGGCGTGCTCCCGGACGAGGACACGATCGCGCCACCCCGGCTGCTGCCGATGTGGGACAGCATCCTGCTCGCCTACGCCGACCGCAGCCGCGTCGTACCACCGGCGTACCGCCCGGTGATCTTCCGCCGGAACGGCGACGTCCTCCCCGCCGTGCTGGTCGACGGGCAGGTCGCCGGCGTGTGGCGGGCCACCGGCGAGGGCGTCGAGATCACCGCGTTCCACCCGCTGGACGACGCGACCTGGCACGACCTGGAGACCGAGGCGCGGTCCCTGCTCGCCTTCCTC